In Nocardioides sp. zg-1228, a single window of DNA contains:
- a CDS encoding MFS transporter gives MSRTAGAAGRQPGDGAPRGSRLLLALAAVAVAFAAADTYVVVLALPDMMTGVGVPIDQLQRAAPIVSGFLLGYVAMLPLIGRIADLRGRVPVLVMALVLFALGSLITTAAYDMPSIVAGRFLQGVGGGGLVPATLALVADLYPVERRGVPLGVVSAVQEIGSVLGPLFGAAVLAFADWRAIFAINLAVGLVLAVAIRSLAPRATTTGGTGDTDGMAGTTGTPGRRRLPDLVGLLLVAAALAGAAVVFVRPASLMRDLTWGRLFVPFAGDGRWLTPIGAVTVVALVLLVAWCWLARRPLLDLRGWVRVLVDADLVGALLLAGALGGVILAFATADPKVEVFSPQGRWYLLGAALAAVALAWHLRRAAQPLVPRGALRRTPAWGALLVSFFVGAALIAALIDIPLFARTTVYPDDQLPAALVLVRFLLALPVGAVVGGYLIRVVAPGPVTAVGMLLAAAGFVLMTRWGLTTIEEPIANLALVTGGLGFGLALAPINAALLASTDDDAHGVASAFVVVARMVGMLVGISALTTIGLRRYYSEQLAVPPVQEVCAGKSRCSEFSDLLRVAGIAQEHAVFWGAAGCAVVAAVLALVLFREVRPTRLAARDVFPAGS, from the coding sequence GTGAGCCGGACCGCGGGCGCGGCCGGACGGCAGCCCGGCGACGGGGCCCCGCGCGGCTCCCGGCTGCTGCTCGCCCTGGCGGCCGTCGCCGTGGCGTTCGCCGCCGCCGACACCTACGTCGTCGTCCTCGCGCTGCCCGACATGATGACCGGCGTCGGCGTGCCGATCGACCAGCTCCAGCGCGCCGCACCGATCGTCAGCGGGTTCCTCCTGGGCTACGTCGCGATGCTCCCGCTGATCGGCCGCATCGCCGACCTGCGCGGACGCGTACCTGTGCTGGTGATGGCCCTCGTGCTCTTCGCGCTCGGGTCGCTCATCACCACGGCGGCCTACGACATGCCCAGCATCGTGGCCGGCCGGTTCCTGCAGGGCGTCGGCGGCGGCGGGCTCGTGCCGGCGACGCTTGCCCTGGTCGCCGACCTCTACCCCGTCGAGCGCCGCGGCGTCCCCCTCGGCGTGGTCTCGGCCGTGCAGGAGATCGGCTCGGTCCTCGGCCCGCTCTTCGGCGCCGCGGTGCTCGCGTTCGCCGACTGGCGCGCGATCTTCGCGATCAACCTCGCCGTCGGCCTGGTGCTCGCCGTCGCGATCCGCTCGCTGGCGCCGCGTGCGACCACCACGGGCGGCACCGGCGACACGGACGGCATGGCCGGTACGACCGGTACGCCCGGCCGGCGCCGGCTGCCGGACCTCGTCGGTCTGCTGCTCGTGGCGGCCGCCCTCGCCGGCGCCGCCGTGGTGTTCGTGCGGCCCGCGTCGTTGATGCGCGACCTCACCTGGGGCCGGCTCTTCGTGCCGTTCGCCGGTGACGGCCGGTGGCTCACCCCGATCGGCGCCGTCACCGTCGTCGCGCTCGTGCTGCTGGTGGCGTGGTGCTGGCTCGCGCGCCGACCGCTGCTCGACCTGCGCGGCTGGGTCCGGGTGCTGGTGGACGCCGACCTCGTCGGCGCCCTGCTGCTCGCGGGGGCGCTGGGCGGCGTCATCCTCGCCTTCGCCACCGCCGACCCCAAGGTCGAGGTGTTCTCGCCGCAGGGGCGCTGGTACCTCCTCGGCGCCGCCCTGGCCGCCGTCGCCCTCGCGTGGCACCTGCGCCGCGCCGCGCAGCCGCTCGTGCCCCGCGGCGCGCTGCGGCGTACGCCGGCGTGGGGGGCGCTGCTGGTCAGCTTCTTCGTCGGCGCCGCGCTGATCGCCGCCCTCATCGACATCCCGCTCTTCGCGCGCACCACCGTCTACCCCGACGACCAGCTGCCGGCCGCGCTGGTGCTGGTGCGCTTCTTGCTGGCGCTCCCCGTCGGGGCGGTCGTCGGCGGCTACCTGATCCGCGTCGTCGCACCCGGCCCCGTCACGGCCGTCGGGATGCTGCTCGCCGCCGCCGGCTTCGTGCTGATGACCCGCTGGGGCCTCACCACGATCGAGGAGCCGATCGCCAACCTGGCCCTGGTGACGGGCGGGCTCGGCTTCGGCCTGGCGCTCGCCCCGATCAACGCCGCGCTGCTCGCGTCGACCGACGACGACGCCCACGGCGTCGCCAGCGCCTTCGTGGTGGTCGCCCGGATGGTGGGGATGCTCGTGGGCATCTCCGCGCTGACCACCATCGGACTGCGCCGCTACTACTCCGAGCAGCTCGCCGTGCCCCCGGTGCAGGAGGTCTGCGCCGGCAAGAGCCGGTGCTCCGAGTTCTCCGACCTGCTCCGCGTGGCCGGCATCGCCCAAGAGCACGCGGTCTTCTGGGGAGCGGCCGGCTGCGCGGTCGTCGCCGCCGTCCTCGCGCTGGTGCTGTTCCGCGAGGTGCGCCCCACCCGGCTCGCGGCGCGGGACGTCTTCCCGGCCGGCAGCTGA
- a CDS encoding LppX_LprAFG lipoprotein, which translates to MSARARTSGRLVTTVAALVLALPALAACSGDDGGGGGADDGPTPEEALAVAATTLAETSGVDLTLSTPTLPDGVSGITRAVGTITDAPAFDGSITVVFAGQTVDVPVIAVGKTVHAQLPFTPGWNVVNPKEYGAPNPANLIGEKGFAGLLGLTESLEAGDSVRGGADNSEILTTYTGTVPGTAMKAIIPSSSGDTFDVEWQVTDEGELRKATLTGVFYPRAEPMTYTVDFADYGIDKDITAP; encoded by the coding sequence ATGTCCGCCCGTGCCCGCACCTCAGGACGACTCGTCACGACGGTCGCCGCCCTCGTCCTCGCCCTCCCCGCCCTGGCCGCCTGCTCCGGCGACGACGGAGGCGGCGGCGGTGCCGACGACGGTCCCACCCCCGAGGAGGCCCTCGCCGTGGCCGCGACCACCCTCGCCGAGACCAGCGGTGTCGACCTGACCCTGTCGACGCCGACCCTGCCCGACGGCGTCTCGGGCATCACCCGCGCGGTCGGCACCATCACCGACGCGCCCGCCTTCGACGGCTCGATCACCGTCGTGTTCGCCGGCCAGACCGTCGACGTTCCGGTCATCGCGGTCGGCAAGACCGTCCACGCCCAGCTGCCGTTCACCCCGGGCTGGAACGTGGTCAACCCCAAGGAGTACGGCGCGCCCAACCCGGCCAACCTGATCGGCGAGAAGGGCTTCGCCGGGCTGCTCGGGCTCACCGAGTCGCTCGAGGCCGGAGACAGCGTGCGCGGCGGCGCCGACAACTCCGAGATCCTCACCACCTACACCGGCACCGTGCCCGGCACGGCGATGAAGGCGATCATCCCGTCCTCCTCCGGCGACACCTTCGACGTCGAGTGGCAGGTCACCGACGAGGGCGAGCTGCGCAAGGCCACCCTCACCGGTGTCTTCTACCCGCGCGCCGAGCCGATGACCTACACCGTCGACTTCGCCGACTACGGGATCGACAAGGACATCACCGCCCCGTGA
- a CDS encoding DNA topoisomerase (ATP-hydrolyzing), translating into MARRTKQQPLPDDFEEHILDTDIRDEMQTSFLEYAYSVIYSRALPDARDGLKPVQRRILYTMDEMSLRPDRGHVKSARVVGEVMGRLHPHGDGAIYDALVRMAQPWSMRLRTVDGHGNFGSPDDSPAAMRYTECRMAPAAVAMTASIDEDTVDFKPNYDSREMEPVVLPAAIPHLLVNGSAGIAVGMATNIAPHNLVEVVQALKHLVTHPKAPLDDLMRFIPGPDLPTGGKIVGLDGIRDAYESGRGTFKMRATARIESVTPRRKGIVVTELPYGVGTERVMEQIKKLVMAKKLQGIADIKDLSDREHGLRLVIEIKNGFVPEAILEQLYRQTALEDSFGINAVALVDGQPRTLGLKEMLDVFLGHRFDVVRRRSTFRRAKAADRLHLVDGLLIAILDIDEVIQVIRGSDNAAAAKERLIEIFELSEVQADYILDMPLRRLTRFSRLELEKEKSELERTIEYLDAILADEKLLRKVVSDELTEVAKEHGTPRRTVLLGAAPAVTAATDVEVSDDPCFVLLSSTGLLARTKDAALPGRGGGRTNHDVTVSAVRTTKRGEVGVLTNNGRLVRLSVLDLGNAELPSTANDPNLQGTLSLSELVALEPGERPLALTSLATDGPGLALGTRDGVVKRVNPEVLNRDEWEVIGLKDGDEVVGAVELTTGEEELCFISTDAQLLHFPASVVRPQGRSGGGMAGIKLGAGQHVAFFGAFDSADAVVVTASGSSTALPGTEAGSVKVTPFTEYPGKGRATGGVRSHRFLKGEDTLVTAWAGPGPARAAASSGAPVELPDADGRRDGSGVPASQPIAAVASPVAAQVASRASAHPAADADAGDAPAPVEG; encoded by the coding sequence ATGGCACGACGCACGAAGCAGCAGCCCCTGCCGGACGACTTCGAGGAGCACATCCTCGACACCGACATCCGCGACGAGATGCAGACGTCGTTCCTGGAGTACGCCTACTCGGTCATCTACTCCCGGGCGCTGCCCGACGCGCGCGACGGCCTCAAGCCGGTGCAGCGGCGCATCCTCTACACGATGGACGAGATGTCGTTGCGCCCCGACCGCGGGCACGTCAAGAGCGCCCGCGTCGTCGGCGAGGTCATGGGCCGTCTCCACCCCCACGGCGACGGGGCGATCTACGACGCGCTGGTGCGGATGGCGCAGCCCTGGTCGATGCGCCTGCGCACCGTCGACGGCCACGGCAACTTCGGCTCCCCCGACGACTCCCCCGCCGCGATGCGCTACACCGAGTGCCGGATGGCGCCGGCCGCGGTGGCGATGACGGCCTCGATCGACGAGGACACGGTCGACTTCAAGCCCAACTACGACTCACGCGAGATGGAGCCGGTCGTGCTGCCGGCGGCCATCCCCCACCTGCTGGTCAACGGCTCGGCCGGCATCGCGGTCGGCATGGCCACCAACATCGCCCCGCACAACCTGGTCGAGGTGGTGCAGGCGCTCAAGCACCTCGTCACCCACCCGAAGGCCCCCCTCGACGACCTCATGCGGTTCATCCCCGGTCCCGACCTGCCGACCGGCGGCAAGATCGTCGGCCTCGACGGCATCCGCGACGCGTACGAGTCGGGCCGCGGCACCTTCAAGATGCGGGCCACCGCGCGCATCGAGTCGGTGACGCCGCGTCGCAAGGGCATCGTCGTCACCGAGCTCCCCTACGGCGTGGGCACCGAGCGCGTGATGGAGCAGATCAAGAAGCTCGTGATGGCCAAGAAGCTGCAGGGCATCGCCGACATCAAGGACCTCAGCGACCGCGAGCACGGCCTGCGGCTGGTGATCGAGATCAAGAACGGCTTCGTGCCCGAGGCGATCCTCGAGCAGCTCTACCGACAGACCGCGCTGGAGGACTCCTTCGGCATCAACGCGGTGGCGCTCGTCGACGGCCAGCCCCGCACCCTCGGGCTCAAGGAGATGCTCGACGTCTTCCTCGGCCACCGCTTCGACGTCGTCCGCCGCCGCTCGACCTTCCGCCGCGCCAAGGCCGCCGACCGGCTCCACCTCGTCGACGGCCTCCTCATCGCGATCCTCGACATCGACGAGGTCATCCAGGTGATCCGCGGCTCCGACAACGCGGCCGCCGCCAAGGAGCGGCTCATCGAGATCTTCGAGCTCTCCGAGGTCCAGGCCGACTACATCCTCGACATGCCGCTGCGCCGCCTGACCAGGTTCAGCAGGCTGGAGCTGGAGAAGGAGAAGAGCGAGCTCGAGCGCACGATCGAGTACCTCGACGCGATCCTGGCCGACGAGAAGCTGCTGCGGAAGGTGGTCTCCGACGAGCTCACCGAGGTGGCCAAGGAGCACGGCACCCCCCGGCGTACGGTGCTGCTCGGCGCGGCCCCCGCCGTCACGGCGGCCACCGACGTCGAGGTCAGCGACGACCCGTGCTTCGTGCTGCTCTCCTCCACCGGCCTGCTGGCGCGCACCAAGGACGCCGCCCTGCCGGGGCGCGGCGGTGGCCGCACCAACCACGACGTCACCGTCTCGGCGGTGCGCACCACCAAGCGCGGCGAGGTGGGGGTGCTCACCAACAACGGCCGCCTGGTCCGGCTCTCGGTGCTCGACCTGGGCAACGCCGAGCTCCCGTCGACCGCCAACGACCCCAACCTCCAGGGCACCCTGTCGCTGAGCGAGCTCGTGGCCCTCGAGCCCGGCGAGCGGCCGCTGGCCCTCACCTCGCTCGCCACCGACGGCCCGGGCCTGGCGCTCGGCACCCGCGACGGCGTGGTCAAGCGGGTCAACCCCGAGGTCCTCAACCGCGACGAGTGGGAGGTCATCGGGCTCAAGGACGGCGACGAGGTGGTCGGCGCGGTCGAGCTCACCACCGGCGAGGAGGAGCTCTGCTTCATCTCCACCGACGCCCAGCTGCTCCACTTCCCGGCGTCCGTGGTCCGGCCCCAGGGCCGGTCCGGCGGCGGCATGGCAGGCATCAAGCTGGGCGCCGGCCAGCACGTCGCGTTCTTTGGCGCCTTCGACTCCGCCGACGCGGTCGTCGTGACCGCGTCCGGGTCGTCCACGGCCCTGCCCGGCACCGAGGCGGGCTCGGTGAAGGTCACGCCGTTCACCGAGTATCCCGGCAAGGGGCGCGCCACCGGCGGCGTGCGCAGCCACCGCTTCCTCAAGGGCGAGGACACGCTGGTCACGGCGTGGGCCGGCCCCGGCCCGGCCCGTGCGGCGGCGTCGAGCGGCGCGCCGGTCGAGCTGCCCGACGCCGACGGCCGGCGCGACGGCTCGGGCGTTCCCGCGTCCCAGCCGATCGCCGCGGTGGCCTCCCCCGTGGCCGCCCAGGTGGCGTCTCGCGCCTCGGCGCACCCAGCGGCAGACGCGGACGCCGGTGACGCGCCCGCCCCTGTGGAAGGCTGA